The following proteins are co-located in the Thermodesulfobacteriota bacterium genome:
- the hisS gene encoding histidine--tRNA ligase, with protein METRTPRGFHDVLPDEIRRWQFIEDSARRIFDLYGFSEIRIPVLEFTEIFARSLGTTTDIVEKEMYTFTDRDGSSITLRPEGTAGVVRAFVENSMHAKSPVSKLWYGGMMFRHERPQKGRYRGFYQIGAELLGPEDPASDADLITMVWKFLESIGLSDRLTLEISSLGDRNCRPQYKEKLVAYFKPEAERLCPDCRRRLETNPLRILDCKEEGCRKIAAGAPKMIDNLCDECAAHLEAVREYLGSAGVPYTINPKIVRGLDYYTRTVFEVTTSELGSQNAVAAGGRYDGLVEELGGPGTPAVGFATGMERLVLLHEKAHPGGFRREIKVFVAYIGEGTETAAFRLTAALRERGVPAEMEYGGKSLKSQLKRADKSGAGYTFIIGEDELSRGKVKLRRMETSSEEEVDIEAAPTLSF; from the coding sequence ATGGAGACGAGAACACCCAGGGGATTTCACGACGTGCTGCCGGACGAAATAAGAAGATGGCAGTTCATCGAGGATAGCGCCCGGCGCATATTCGACCTTTACGGATTTTCGGAAATAAGGATCCCCGTGCTGGAATTCACGGAGATATTCGCCCGGAGCCTCGGGACTACGACGGACATAGTCGAAAAGGAGATGTACACCTTCACCGACAGGGACGGCTCGTCCATAACGCTCCGCCCGGAGGGAACGGCCGGGGTCGTGAGGGCTTTTGTCGAAAACTCGATGCACGCCAAATCCCCCGTGAGCAAGCTCTGGTACGGCGGGATGATGTTCAGGCACGAGAGGCCGCAGAAAGGCCGGTACAGGGGTTTTTACCAGATAGGGGCGGAGCTCCTCGGCCCCGAAGACCCGGCGTCGGACGCAGACCTTATAACGATGGTCTGGAAATTCCTCGAAAGCATCGGGCTTTCGGACAGGCTCACCCTGGAGATAAGCTCCCTCGGGGACCGGAACTGCAGGCCGCAGTATAAGGAAAAGCTCGTCGCTTACTTTAAGCCCGAGGCGGAGAGGCTCTGCCCCGACTGCAGGCGGAGGCTCGAGACAAATCCGCTTCGCATACTCGACTGTAAGGAAGAGGGATGCAGGAAGATAGCGGCCGGTGCGCCGAAGATGATAGATAACCTCTGCGATGAGTGCGCCGCACACCTGGAGGCCGTGAGGGAATACCTCGGAAGCGCGGGCGTGCCGTACACGATAAACCCGAAGATCGTGAGGGGACTCGATTATTACACGAGGACCGTGTTCGAGGTGACGACGAGCGAGCTCGGCTCGCAGAACGCCGTCGCCGCGGGGGGGAGGTACGACGGGCTCGTCGAGGAGCTGGGCGGCCCCGGGACCCCCGCCGTCGGGTTCGCCACGGGCATGGAGAGGCTCGTGCTCCTCCATGAAAAGGCGCACCCGGGGGGATTCCGGAGGGAGATAAAGGTATTCGTCGCATACATAGGCGAGGGAACGGAGACGGCGGCCTTCAGGCTGACGGCCGCCCTCAGGGAAAGGGGCGTCCCGGCCGAGATGGAATACGGGGGCAAGAGCCTGAAGAGCCAGCTCAAGCGCGCCGACAAATCGGGGGCCGGATATACGTTCATCATAGGCGAGGACGAGCTTTCGCGGGGGAAGGTGAAGCTCCGGCGCATGGAGACGAGCTCCGAAGAGGAGGTCGACATCGAGGCCGCTCCCACGCTTTCGTTCTGA
- a CDS encoding glycosyltransferase family 4 protein yields MSRENPGSSPKKPRRAAYIGSPELFSRGASAIHVMKMCQAMGRLGIDTDLILATPGRTPDIRAYYGVDYTFKIIQFPYFKSSFARNVLHGVRAGVYTGLRKGRYDITVTRNIIYAFLAAGVFGVPVVYDAHHPLVTGARPLFRAIKDSPNLVRFSTNTRGLADIYLDEGLPPEKLVVAHNGVDLERYANLPGKDEARRKLGLALDKDIICYSGNIYEGRGIELLVDVSPRLPDAKFLIVGGRDEDVLRYRQLASEKNAPGIKLTSYVSHDLVPLYLAAADVLVMPYTSAMTIRGGTVAADFTSPIKLFEYMASGRPIVATSLPSVREILRDGENAVLVPPDSEDALYEGLSRVLRDGALAARIASGALADVRGYTWEERAKKLLGFK; encoded by the coding sequence ATGAGCCGGGAAAATCCGGGCAGCTCCCCGAAAAAGCCGCGCCGGGCCGCCTACATAGGCAGCCCCGAGCTCTTTTCGAGGGGCGCGAGCGCTATACACGTCATGAAGATGTGCCAGGCTATGGGCCGGCTCGGCATCGATACGGATCTCATCCTGGCAACGCCCGGGCGGACGCCTGACATACGGGCCTATTACGGCGTCGATTACACGTTCAAAATAATCCAGTTTCCCTATTTTAAAAGCTCCTTCGCGAGAAACGTGCTCCACGGCGTCCGGGCCGGGGTGTATACGGGGTTAAGAAAGGGCCGGTACGACATCACGGTGACAAGGAACATAATCTACGCCTTTCTCGCCGCCGGGGTCTTCGGCGTCCCGGTGGTGTACGACGCGCACCACCCGCTCGTCACCGGGGCCCGTCCCCTCTTCAGGGCGATCAAGGATTCGCCGAATCTCGTCAGGTTCTCCACCAATACGCGCGGCCTGGCGGACATATACCTCGATGAGGGCCTCCCGCCCGAGAAGCTGGTCGTCGCCCATAACGGAGTAGACCTCGAACGGTACGCGAACCTCCCCGGAAAGGACGAGGCGCGCCGGAAGCTCGGGCTTGCCCTCGACAAGGATATAATCTGCTATTCCGGGAATATATACGAAGGCCGTGGCATAGAGCTCCTCGTGGACGTCTCGCCGAGGCTCCCCGATGCCAAGTTCCTCATAGTCGGCGGGCGCGACGAAGACGTCCTCCGCTACAGGCAGCTCGCGTCCGAAAAAAACGCCCCCGGCATCAAGCTCACGAGCTACGTCTCGCACGACCTCGTCCCGCTCTACCTCGCCGCGGCCGACGTCCTCGTCATGCCGTACACCTCGGCCATGACAATAAGGGGCGGGACAGTGGCGGCCGACTTCACATCCCCCATAAAGCTCTTCGAGTACATGGCCTCCGGGAGGCCCATAGTGGCGACGTCCCTTCCCTCGGTCAGGGAGATACTGAGGGACGGCGAAAATGCGGTCCTCGTGCCGCCCGACAGCGAAGACGCCCTCTACGAAGGCCTTTCCCGCGTCCTCCGCGACGGCGCTCTCGCCGCCCGGATAGCGTCGGGCGCCCTTGCCGACGTCCGCGGCTACACGTGGGAAGAGAGGGCAAAAAAACTGCTCGGCTTTAAATAA
- a CDS encoding DUF3943 domain-containing protein: protein MSLIRRLLIVLLAALFLIQAAVADQVEIRDIFDYAFSGAASPGAPADAAGDDYDDYKGAAPPDGGAGDSQKLGAGAFLRDTALSYTFVWAARFFYVRNKNSRIFDTSLSKWWNNVTQWPEWDDGDSFFTNWVTHPIIGSQQYLYYRAMGHDFWTSALGSLVQSFLWEYTVEGLVETPSLADLVSTTAVGVPVGVVLEESSDWLVSTDFVPAKILGHVLNPMRNFIHDRQLGVYNPLSKTFMTLSGPIDFVPARDVAIDLAYPMYLEGPMPIGRFGVDLEIVNLEGDLGGELIFYSARVDVPSKSQLWGLYVQIAQSGFNSLSVDGEKVRDGFEFANMKAGGKAILYKTSGSVFSGGLELIIPTSYKDNLGRLETLLLFRRNFPVNLQKAWTVAPYLSAAAW, encoded by the coding sequence TTGAGTTTAATTCGCAGACTCTTAATCGTGCTGCTCGCGGCGCTGTTTCTGATTCAGGCCGCCGTTGCGGACCAGGTCGAAATAAGGGACATCTTCGATTACGCATTCTCGGGTGCGGCTTCCCCCGGAGCACCCGCGGACGCCGCCGGAGATGATTACGACGATTACAAAGGCGCGGCCCCTCCGGACGGCGGTGCCGGAGACTCGCAAAAGCTCGGCGCCGGAGCCTTTCTCCGTGACACGGCTCTCTCATACACCTTCGTCTGGGCGGCGCGGTTCTTTTACGTAAGGAACAAGAACAGCAGGATCTTCGATACTTCCCTATCAAAATGGTGGAACAACGTCACACAATGGCCGGAGTGGGACGACGGGGATTCCTTCTTCACAAACTGGGTGACGCACCCCATAATCGGCTCGCAGCAATACCTCTACTACAGGGCGATGGGGCACGACTTCTGGACGTCCGCCCTGGGCTCTTTGGTTCAGAGCTTCCTCTGGGAATATACGGTCGAGGGGCTGGTCGAAACCCCGTCACTCGCCGACCTGGTATCCACGACGGCGGTCGGAGTCCCCGTCGGCGTCGTGCTCGAAGAGTCGTCCGACTGGCTCGTATCAACGGATTTCGTCCCGGCGAAAATACTCGGCCACGTGCTGAACCCGATGCGGAATTTCATTCACGACAGGCAGCTCGGGGTCTATAACCCCCTCTCCAAGACGTTCATGACGCTGTCCGGGCCGATCGATTTCGTTCCCGCAAGGGACGTCGCCATAGACCTCGCCTATCCGATGTACCTCGAAGGGCCCATGCCCATCGGGAGGTTCGGAGTCGATCTCGAGATCGTAAACCTCGAGGGCGACCTCGGCGGCGAGCTCATATTCTATTCCGCGCGCGTAGACGTGCCCTCGAAGAGCCAGCTCTGGGGGCTCTACGTCCAGATAGCGCAGTCGGGCTTCAACTCCCTTTCGGTGGATGGGGAGAAGGTAAGGGACGGCTTCGAGTTCGCGAATATGAAGGCGGGCGGAAAAGCCATACTGTACAAAACGAGCGGCTCCGTATTTTCCGGCGGCCTCGAGCTTATAATCCCGACTTCCTACAAGGACAACCTGGGCCGTCTCGAAACACTTCTCCTCTTCAGGAGGAACTTCCCGGTGAACCTCCAGAAGGCCTGGACCGTGGCTCCGTATCTCTCGGCCGCCGCCTGGTAG
- a CDS encoding DUF3943 domain-containing protein: MRLLQKCILILLAVAIASSAAAREEVRVEDLFEYARTPEAGAENGEGEGAQEPPAVEEVTPEKLGFKEFVRDSAIAYTATWAARFFYVRNKNSRIFDTSLSKWWNNISQWPVWDDGDSFFTNWVTHPIVGSQDYLFYRAMGHSRWASALGVVLQSTMFEYTVEGLVETPSLVDLISTPGVGVPMGIILEESSNWLVSTDFIPAKILGHILNPMRNFIHDRQIGVYNPFSTQFMSISGPLEFASGKPEAIDLAYPFFFEQPFPLGRFRADLEVVNLKKNMGNGEFIFYSLRVDVPSKSRLWEVYVQIAQSGINSLSVDGVGQRDGFEFANVLVGGKHILFKTHSSILSAGLGLMLPTSYKDNVGRLETLILFRRNFPINLQKAWTVSPYLTAAAWGGPFNLQAMVQNDFVLNADGLEGNSFEYRINYSAAAGVNIPVAASPVLFAEFNGYSLLTADTFKKTDLFVTAGVRLGRKYSPGFAMQFPLTGPDKSIDKYSYMFDFQVRF; this comes from the coding sequence GTGAGGTTGCTTCAAAAGTGCATTCTTATTCTGCTGGCGGTCGCTATCGCCTCAAGCGCGGCAGCCCGTGAAGAGGTTCGGGTAGAGGATCTCTTCGAGTATGCAAGGACGCCGGAGGCCGGGGCTGAAAACGGCGAAGGCGAAGGTGCGCAGGAGCCTCCCGCCGTCGAGGAGGTAACTCCCGAAAAGCTCGGCTTCAAGGAATTCGTCCGCGACAGCGCGATAGCATACACGGCTACCTGGGCGGCGCGGTTCTTTTACGTAAGGAACAAGAACAGCAGGATCTTCGACACGTCCCTCTCGAAATGGTGGAACAACATCTCTCAATGGCCCGTATGGGACGACGGGGATTCGTTCTTCACTAACTGGGTCACGCATCCGATCGTAGGCTCCCAGGACTACCTCTTCTACAGGGCGATGGGGCATTCGAGGTGGGCGTCCGCTCTCGGCGTGGTACTTCAAAGCACCATGTTCGAATACACAGTCGAAGGGCTGGTGGAAACCCCTTCGCTCGTCGACCTCATTTCCACCCCCGGTGTGGGCGTCCCCATGGGCATTATTCTCGAAGAATCCTCCAACTGGCTCGTCTCGACAGATTTCATCCCGGCGAAGATCCTGGGCCACATACTGAACCCGATGAGGAATTTCATTCACGACAGGCAGATCGGGGTTTACAATCCGTTCTCGACGCAGTTCATGTCCATAAGCGGTCCGCTCGAATTCGCGTCCGGAAAGCCCGAGGCCATAGACCTCGCCTATCCGTTCTTTTTCGAGCAGCCGTTCCCGCTCGGGCGATTCCGCGCCGACCTCGAAGTCGTGAATCTCAAAAAGAATATGGGTAACGGCGAGTTTATTTTCTATTCCCTGCGCGTAGACGTTCCGTCCAAGAGCCGCTTGTGGGAAGTCTACGTCCAGATAGCGCAGTCGGGTATCAATTCGCTCAGCGTAGACGGGGTAGGGCAGAGGGACGGCTTCGAGTTCGCGAACGTCCTCGTCGGTGGAAAGCACATACTATTCAAAACGCACAGCTCGATACTCTCGGCCGGCCTCGGCCTGATGCTGCCTACGTCATACAAAGACAACGTGGGCCGTCTCGAGACACTTATTCTCTTCAGGAGGAATTTCCCCATCAATCTCCAGAAGGCGTGGACGGTGTCGCCTTACCTTACCGCCGCCGCCTGGGGCGGGCCGTTCAATCTTCAGGCGATGGTACAGAACGATTTCGTTCTCAACGCCGACGGCCTAGAGGGGAACTCGTTCGAGTACAGGATAAACTACAGCGCAGCCGCGGGGGTCAATATCCCGGTCGCTGCCTCGCCGGTGCTTTTCGCCGAGTTTAACGGCTACTCGCTTCTCACGGCCGATACGTTTAAAAAAACCGACCTCTTCGTAACCGCCGGCGTCCGGCTCGGGCGCAAGTACAGCCCCGGTTTCGCCATGCAGTTCCCCCTGACGGGGCCCGACAAGAGCATAGACAAGTACAGCTACATGTTCGATTTCCAGGTCAGGTTCTAA
- a CDS encoding DUF3943 domain-containing protein: MRVRIIGLILLVVLSLFAETGARAGEKKPYLFADENAAKPADADDVILPLGGEYEIGSYRDTELRPANFETYMYDTLIWYTVQWGGRLWWVRDKNIKIFDASFSTFWHNLTSSPEWDDGDTFLVNWVMHPFFGMLHYQFYRARGHSVWASALGSVIQSTLFEYAIEGWVIKPSGTDLIVTPAIGVPLGWSMEKLSDWLIEQDSGVARVAAYVANPTRLFVQNRNLGLINPLTGAFQFQGPFTISTTKGKALDLAYPRYFEPSLPLGRVGLDFEVVTLKQTMGNGQIIVYPARLEFPSESGFWGIYLDIPYGGVNSVEVGETKIRDGFEFGNLGIGAKGVLAKSSNFALSAGTKIFFPTSFTDDQNRLQQVIKYRRYIPTYLYEAYGVSPYITAGVWRGPLSIQASIGFDFIFGAKNFEGNDFENRFTYHAAAGLDVPVPCSPVIYFEFDGYTFTTYDSGGSGTDLYVTPGLRFGRKYSPGFAVQFPVSGPSKDVAKADFIFDFQLRF; the protein is encoded by the coding sequence ATGAGGGTCAGGATAATCGGTCTTATCCTGCTCGTTGTCTTGAGCCTGTTCGCGGAAACGGGTGCCCGGGCCGGAGAAAAAAAGCCGTACCTGTTCGCCGACGAGAACGCGGCAAAACCCGCGGACGCGGACGACGTCATTCTTCCGCTAGGCGGAGAGTACGAAATCGGCTCCTATCGGGACACCGAGCTCCGTCCGGCCAACTTCGAAACCTACATGTACGACACCCTCATCTGGTACACCGTACAGTGGGGAGGCAGGCTCTGGTGGGTGAGGGACAAGAATATCAAGATATTCGACGCCTCCTTTTCCACGTTCTGGCACAACCTCACCTCCTCGCCCGAATGGGACGACGGCGACACGTTCCTCGTCAACTGGGTGATGCATCCCTTCTTCGGCATGCTCCACTACCAGTTCTATAGGGCCAGGGGGCACAGCGTATGGGCCTCGGCGCTCGGCTCCGTCATCCAGAGCACCCTCTTCGAATACGCCATAGAGGGCTGGGTCATAAAGCCCTCCGGCACTGACCTTATCGTCACGCCCGCAATAGGAGTCCCTCTCGGGTGGAGCATGGAGAAGCTCTCCGACTGGCTCATCGAGCAGGACAGCGGGGTCGCCCGCGTGGCTGCCTACGTCGCGAATCCGACGCGCTTATTCGTACAGAACAGAAACCTGGGCCTCATAAATCCCCTCACCGGCGCGTTCCAGTTCCAGGGGCCTTTCACCATCTCGACGACCAAGGGCAAGGCGCTCGACCTCGCATATCCGCGCTACTTCGAGCCTTCGCTGCCGCTCGGCAGGGTGGGCCTGGACTTCGAAGTCGTAACGCTCAAGCAAACAATGGGCAACGGTCAGATCATCGTATACCCGGCGAGGCTTGAATTTCCCTCCGAGAGCGGGTTCTGGGGCATATACCTCGATATCCCGTACGGCGGCGTCAACAGCGTAGAGGTGGGCGAAACCAAAATAAGGGACGGCTTCGAGTTCGGGAATCTCGGCATAGGGGCCAAGGGCGTCCTGGCCAAGTCTTCGAATTTCGCCCTTTCGGCAGGGACGAAGATCTTCTTCCCCACCTCTTTCACCGACGATCAGAACAGGCTCCAGCAGGTTATAAAGTACAGGAGATACATACCGACCTACCTCTACGAGGCGTACGGCGTCTCGCCCTATATCACTGCCGGGGTGTGGCGCGGACCGCTCAGCATACAGGCGTCCATAGGCTTCGACTTTATCTTCGGCGCGAAGAACTTCGAGGGGAACGATTTCGAAAACAGGTTCACATACCACGCCGCTGCCGGGCTCGACGTCCCCGTGCCGTGCTCGCCGGTGATCTACTTCGAGTTCGACGGGTACACGTTTACGACCTACGACAGCGGGGGTAGCGGCACCGACCTCTACGTCACGCCCGGGCTCAGGTTCGGCCGCAAGTACAGCCCCGGCTTTGCCGTGCAGTTCCCCGTCAGCGGTCCCAGCAAGGACGTCGCCAAGGCGGATTTCATATTCGATTTTCAGCTCAGATTTTAA
- a CDS encoding CDP-alcohol phosphatidyltransferase family protein produces the protein MKRIDYKRVPNFLSGFRLLLAVALWIPAMLDRSFWVGAGLMIAGLTDVLDGYLARRWGAVTEYGSRLDSAADMVLVTCAAFWVILVEPDIFFNNKLLVLSWMLIGTASLVVGLVKFRRIPDLHLYMTKASSAAGYVFIIFMFVVGYSPLLFYIASALLILSTLESLLLQLLTQKPDEHVRSILYAYRRWRNSSGPSFS, from the coding sequence ATGAAAAGGATTGACTACAAGAGGGTTCCGAATTTTCTGAGCGGCTTTCGCCTCCTTCTGGCCGTGGCGCTCTGGATTCCGGCCATGCTCGACCGCTCATTCTGGGTAGGGGCCGGGCTCATGATAGCGGGCCTTACGGACGTCCTCGACGGTTACCTTGCCCGGCGCTGGGGGGCCGTGACTGAATACGGCAGCAGGCTCGATTCCGCCGCCGACATGGTGCTTGTCACGTGCGCCGCATTCTGGGTGATCCTCGTAGAGCCGGATATCTTCTTCAATAATAAGCTGCTGGTCCTGTCGTGGATGCTTATCGGGACGGCTTCCCTCGTCGTGGGCCTCGTGAAGTTCAGGCGTATTCCCGACCTCCACCTCTACATGACAAAGGCTTCGAGCGCGGCGGGCTACGTATTCATCATATTCATGTTCGTCGTCGGTTACAGCCCGCTGCTCTTTTACATCGCCTCCGCGCTTCTGATATTATCGACACTCGAAAGCCTGCTCCTCCAGCTCCTGACGCAAAAGCCGGACGAGCACGTGCGGTCCATCCTGTACGCCTACCGCCGGTGGCGGAATTCTTCGGGCCCTTCCTTCTCATAG
- a CDS encoding DUF4336 domain-containing protein has product MPASLIPLARDIWTAVSSQVFLGMDVGARMTVVRLASGFLLVHSPIRPTGELKKELAALGEVRFIIAPNKYHHLYAGEFAAAFPDARLYGAPGLGEKRKDLGLHGTLTDEPEPFWEDTLEQHLFQGIPAVNEVVFFHPESRTVIFTDLVFNFSSGLTPGQKLFALLDGVYDKTAVSRLTRYILLGDRKKVRRSADRVLEWDFDKVVLAHKDIVREDGYEAVKKAFEKL; this is encoded by the coding sequence ATGCCCGCTTCTCTCATCCCCCTGGCTCGGGATATATGGACCGCGGTCTCTTCCCAGGTTTTCCTCGGCATGGACGTCGGCGCCCGCATGACGGTCGTCAGGCTGGCCTCGGGATTCCTCCTGGTGCATTCGCCCATACGCCCGACAGGCGAGCTCAAAAAAGAGCTCGCCGCCCTCGGCGAAGTAAGGTTCATTATCGCCCCCAACAAGTACCACCACCTCTACGCCGGCGAGTTCGCCGCGGCCTTCCCGGACGCGCGGCTCTACGGCGCCCCGGGCCTCGGGGAAAAGCGGAAGGACCTCGGCCTCCACGGGACCCTTACGGACGAGCCCGAACCGTTCTGGGAGGATACGCTGGAGCAGCACCTGTTTCAGGGCATACCGGCGGTGAACGAAGTCGTGTTCTTTCACCCCGAAAGCCGGACGGTGATATTCACGGACCTCGTCTTTAACTTCTCTTCCGGCCTCACGCCCGGGCAGAAGCTCTTCGCGCTTTTAGACGGCGTTTACGATAAAACGGCCGTGTCCAGGCTCACCCGCTACATACTCCTCGGCGACAGGAAAAAGGTGCGCCGCTCGGCGGACAGGGTCCTCGAATGGGACTTCGACAAGGTCGTCCTCGCCCACAAGGACATTGTCCGCGAAGACGGGTACGAAGCGGTGAAAAAGGCCTTCGAGAAGCTCTGA